In a genomic window of uncultured Sphaerochaeta sp.:
- the carB gene encoding carbamoyl-phosphate synthase large subunit — translation MSARTDIKRILVVGSGPIVIGQACEFDYSGTQAVKALKEEGYEVILLNPNPATVMTTPHLADHIYLDPLKVEYVEQIFQRERPDAILTTMGGQSSLNLALELDQAGLLEQYGVEVIGSSIASIKLAEDRGAFKEVVHSLGLESAHSEIVHSLAEARQKLASFPYPRIIRPSYTLGGMGGSIANTEEEFPLLLEHALQTSPTHEALIEESLIGWKEFEMEVMRDKSDNAIIVCSIENIDPMGVHTGDSITIAPIQTLDDKLYQKMRTASIAILRAVGVDCGGSNVQFAVHPETDRMVVIEMNPRVSRSSALASKATGFPIARCSAKLAVGYTLDEVVNEITGQSVSCFEPVLDYCAVKVPRFELEKFPLPFSALGTQMRSVGEALALGRTALEALNKGIRASERKLEGLCDLIETGLYTQEDVDRFLRSAHPLRLLAAYTTLVREGEQALGSIEKITCFDRWFLHLLVEQMHLEQRIRTNLDYDTLLAAKKAGISDRHLGFLTKRGSEDIRRLRYAYELHPVSHHVDTCSGEFDALTPYLYTTYGEKQEAKPLGKEAVVILASGPNRIGQGLEFDTCCTLASLAYRKLGRKTIMINSNPETVSTDFNISDRLYLESLCAEEVEEILRLEGSRDVVVQLGGQTPLNLAPSLAKSGCSLVGTSLSGLLDAGDRGKFSALVKRLGLRQPKNRSAESFEEILPLAREVGFPVLIRPSFVLGGRGMYIVYDEAGLAELGHIEASKEAPVLVDQFLEDAFEYDLDAVCDGESLYIGGILQHIEAAGIHSGDSAAVFPPYKSSEALLGQMQEWAHKLALELRVRGLMNIQFAAKDGLLYLIEVNPRASRTVPFISKTSNVDLIECAVRIWEGEDLLSQGLVKQRGSRTMGTCKTGWAVKEAVFSFDRFSNVDPALGPEMRSTGESIGLGKSFGEAFAKSQISAGNRLPVKGKVFVSVNKKDRTTILPVVQNLVKLGFSIAATKGTAAFLFEQGLVVEVMQKVHEGRPNVTDYLKDGQIALVINTPMGYQAHASDDEIRSIAMRLKIPYTTTTSAAVAAVEAIGYLQKKQVVVRSLSS, via the coding sequence ATGAGCGCAAGAACCGACATCAAACGCATCCTGGTGGTGGGCAGCGGCCCGATTGTCATCGGCCAAGCCTGTGAGTTCGACTACAGCGGAACCCAGGCGGTGAAGGCACTGAAGGAGGAGGGGTACGAAGTCATCCTGCTCAATCCCAATCCTGCCACGGTCATGACCACCCCGCACCTTGCCGACCATATCTATCTCGACCCCTTGAAGGTGGAGTATGTCGAACAGATCTTCCAACGCGAGAGACCCGATGCAATCCTCACCACCATGGGAGGGCAGAGCAGCCTCAACCTTGCCTTGGAGCTCGATCAGGCAGGACTCTTGGAGCAGTATGGGGTTGAGGTGATCGGATCGTCCATCGCCTCCATCAAGCTGGCTGAGGACCGTGGTGCATTCAAGGAGGTTGTCCACTCCCTCGGCCTGGAGAGCGCACACAGCGAGATTGTGCACTCCCTGGCCGAAGCAAGGCAAAAACTGGCCTCCTTCCCCTATCCACGCATCATCCGCCCCTCCTACACCTTGGGAGGCATGGGGGGATCGATTGCCAACACCGAAGAGGAGTTTCCCCTGCTGCTTGAGCACGCTTTGCAGACAAGTCCCACCCACGAAGCCCTGATCGAGGAGTCCCTGATCGGGTGGAAGGAGTTTGAGATGGAAGTGATGCGGGACAAAAGCGATAACGCCATCATCGTCTGCTCCATCGAGAACATCGATCCCATGGGGGTCCATACTGGTGACAGCATCACCATCGCACCCATCCAGACCCTCGACGACAAGCTCTACCAGAAAATGCGCACCGCTTCCATCGCCATCCTCAGGGCAGTCGGAGTCGACTGCGGGGGAAGCAACGTGCAGTTTGCCGTCCACCCGGAAACCGATCGGATGGTGGTCATTGAGATGAACCCCCGCGTCTCGCGCTCCTCAGCCCTGGCCAGCAAGGCCACCGGCTTTCCCATTGCCCGCTGTTCGGCAAAGCTGGCGGTGGGATACACCCTCGATGAGGTGGTCAATGAGATAACCGGCCAGTCGGTCTCCTGCTTCGAACCGGTTCTGGACTACTGTGCGGTAAAGGTACCCCGCTTTGAGTTGGAAAAATTCCCGCTTCCCTTCTCTGCCTTGGGAACACAGATGCGCAGCGTTGGAGAGGCACTTGCCCTGGGAAGAACCGCCCTGGAAGCCCTGAACAAGGGCATCAGGGCATCAGAGAGGAAACTGGAAGGACTTTGCGACCTCATCGAAACAGGACTCTACACCCAAGAGGATGTTGACCGTTTCCTCAGAAGCGCCCATCCCCTGCGCCTCCTTGCGGCGTATACCACCCTGGTCAGAGAGGGTGAGCAAGCCCTTGGAAGCATCGAAAAGATCACCTGCTTCGATCGCTGGTTCCTCCACCTGCTGGTGGAGCAGATGCACCTTGAGCAGCGCATCCGAACGAACCTTGACTACGACACGCTGCTTGCCGCCAAGAAAGCGGGCATCAGCGACCGACACCTTGGGTTTCTCACAAAACGGGGAAGCGAGGATATCCGCCGCCTGCGCTACGCCTACGAGCTGCATCCGGTCAGCCACCATGTCGATACCTGCAGCGGGGAGTTCGACGCCCTCACCCCCTACCTCTACACCACCTACGGTGAGAAGCAGGAAGCAAAACCGCTGGGCAAGGAGGCGGTGGTCATCCTGGCAAGCGGCCCCAACAGGATAGGACAGGGCCTTGAGTTCGATACCTGCTGCACCCTTGCCTCCCTTGCCTATCGCAAGCTGGGCAGAAAGACCATCATGATCAACAGCAATCCGGAGACCGTCTCCACTGACTTCAACATCAGCGACCGCCTCTATCTGGAAAGCCTCTGTGCCGAGGAGGTGGAAGAGATACTTCGTCTTGAAGGAAGCCGCGATGTGGTGGTCCAACTCGGGGGACAGACTCCCCTGAACCTTGCCCCATCCCTGGCCAAAAGCGGGTGTTCCTTGGTGGGAACCTCTCTCTCTGGCCTTCTGGATGCAGGCGACCGGGGGAAATTCTCCGCACTCGTGAAACGGCTTGGCCTCCGCCAACCCAAAAACCGCAGTGCCGAATCATTCGAGGAGATACTTCCCCTTGCCCGTGAGGTGGGCTTTCCGGTCCTCATCCGGCCATCCTTCGTTCTGGGAGGAAGAGGGATGTACATCGTCTATGATGAGGCTGGTCTGGCAGAGCTTGGGCATATCGAGGCAAGCAAGGAAGCCCCGGTGCTGGTGGACCAGTTCCTGGAAGATGCATTCGAGTACGACCTGGATGCCGTCTGTGACGGAGAGAGCCTGTACATCGGAGGCATCCTGCAGCACATCGAGGCAGCAGGAATCCACAGCGGGGATTCAGCCGCAGTCTTCCCTCCCTACAAATCCAGCGAGGCACTCCTTGGGCAGATGCAGGAGTGGGCACACAAGCTCGCCCTGGAACTGAGGGTACGGGGTTTGATGAACATCCAGTTTGCCGCAAAGGATGGGCTTCTCTACCTCATCGAGGTCAATCCAAGGGCAAGCAGGACCGTACCTTTCATCTCAAAGACCAGTAATGTCGATCTCATTGAATGCGCTGTGCGCATCTGGGAGGGAGAAGACCTGCTTAGCCAGGGCTTGGTGAAACAGCGCGGCAGCAGGACCATGGGAACCTGCAAGACCGGCTGGGCGGTGAAGGAAGCTGTCTTCAGCTTCGACCGCTTCAGCAATGTCGACCCTGCCTTGGGACCGGAGATGCGCTCAACCGGCGAATCAATCGGGCTGGGGAAAAGCTTCGGGGAGGCGTTTGCAAAGAGCCAGATCAGTGCAGGAAACCGCCTTCCGGTCAAAGGAAAGGTGTTCGTCAGCGTAAACAAGAAAGACAGGACCACCATCCTGCCGGTCGTCCAAAACCTGGTCAAACTTGGGTTCAGCATTGCGGCAACCAAGGGAACGGCGGCCTTCCTCTTTGAGCAGGGTCTGGTGGTTGAGGTGATGCAGAAGGTACATGAAGGCAGGCCGAATGTCACCGACTACCTCAAGGACGGACAGATTGCCTTGGTGATCAACACCCCGATGGGATACCAAGCCCATGCCAGCGATGATGAGATCCGATCCATCGCCATGCGGCTGAAGATACCCTATACAACCACCACCAGTGCAGCTGTCGCAGCAGTGGAAGCAATCGGGTATCTGCAGAAAAAACAGGTCGTGGTCCGGTCTCTCAGCAGCTAG